A section of the Paenibacillus odorifer genome encodes:
- a CDS encoding ABC transporter permease, whose amino-acid sequence MILPGFLYFVIFKYLPMGGLIIAFQDYQPFLGIADSPWVGFKHFVRLFTEPTFFMLLSNTLILFALNIVIFFPLPIIVALMLNEVQHKLFKSTIQTIIYIPHFMSWVIIVSISYVFMNVDGGVLNEMLAAFGMQKISFLTSPEWLRTVYIGQIIWKEIGWSTIIYLAAITVVDTQLYEAAEMDGAARLRKTWHITLPAIRPIIITLLILKIGHTLDLGFEHMYLLINSLNREVGEIFDTYIYTAGLKNGQLSFSTTVGLFKGVVGLILVMLSNKLAKKIGEDGVY is encoded by the coding sequence ATGATACTCCCGGGATTTTTGTATTTTGTTATTTTTAAGTACCTGCCTATGGGCGGTCTTATCATTGCATTTCAGGACTATCAGCCGTTTCTGGGTATAGCGGATAGCCCGTGGGTTGGGTTTAAGCATTTCGTCCGATTGTTTACAGAACCTACCTTCTTTATGCTATTGAGTAATACACTTATCTTGTTTGCATTAAACATTGTTATTTTCTTCCCGCTACCTATTATAGTGGCGCTGATGCTTAACGAAGTTCAGCACAAGTTATTTAAGAGCACCATTCAAACGATTATTTATATCCCCCATTTCATGTCATGGGTTATCATCGTCTCCATTTCCTATGTATTTATGAATGTGGATGGAGGGGTGCTGAATGAGATGTTAGCGGCCTTTGGGATGCAGAAGATCAGCTTTTTGACTTCTCCCGAGTGGTTGCGTACCGTGTATATCGGACAGATCATTTGGAAAGAAATTGGTTGGTCAACCATTATTTATTTGGCAGCCATTACCGTAGTGGATACGCAGTTATATGAAGCAGCTGAGATGGATGGAGCGGCAAGATTGCGCAAAACATGGCATATCACCCTGCCGGCGATTCGTCCAATCATTATTACCTTGCTTATTCTGAAGATTGGCCACACGCTGGATCTGGGCTTTGAGCATATGTACTTGCTGATCAATTCCTTGAACCGCGAAGTTGGAGAAATTTTCGATACCTATATCTATACAGCTGGTTTAAAGAACGGACAATTGAGTTTCAGTACCACAGTAGGTCTGTTCAAGGGTGTGGTTGGCTTGATTCTCGTAATGCTGTCGAACAAGTTAGCTAAAAAAATCGGCGAAGATGGTGTTTACTAG
- a CDS encoding extracellular solute-binding protein, whose protein sequence is MNRNYKKIAALMLCSGLVLTACGGGNNAKESNSSNGGTNSTAKTTAAPADVLDAKAKISWLNILQTSTTPTGPILEKIEELTNTEIEFSWIPDPSKEERINTSLASNSLADIVTLTILDNSSVRNALKAGMFWEVSPYLDEFPNLAKISQDTRTSASIAGKLYGVPFQKSLARNGVVIRKDWLDKLGLQVPKTTDELMEVAKAFTEKDPDGNGKKDTTGFMDRSDLVYGAFKTLGSYFGTPNYWSVDDAGKMTPEFDTEAYVKTMDYMKTLYDGGYINQDFAVTAKTDQQQNFAQGKAGIYVGALFDSKNLLNLSKGIQDGMDLVMVNDITSTGNEADRAIWAGNNGIGGLLSFPKSEVKDENELRRILKFVNDLMNEDVYGLMTYGIKDVHYTIDGEQAVTIKDTDLWKQEVQPFSASRPLENGFIIHDADPLKVEADKLIVENAKYAVLNPAYSLESETYSTQGSELQKIMTDATYKYILGKIDLNGFKAEVEKWKKSGGSKIITEYEAAYKAVNP, encoded by the coding sequence ATGAATCGCAATTACAAAAAAATTGCAGCCTTAATGTTGTGTAGCGGGTTAGTACTCACTGCATGCGGAGGAGGCAATAACGCGAAGGAGTCAAATTCTTCAAATGGGGGAACGAATTCAACTGCTAAAACAACTGCTGCACCTGCAGATGTGCTAGATGCTAAAGCAAAGATTAGCTGGCTGAACATTTTACAAACGTCTACAACACCAACGGGTCCTATTCTGGAAAAAATTGAAGAATTAACGAATACAGAGATTGAATTCTCATGGATTCCGGATCCTTCCAAAGAAGAACGTATTAATACTTCGTTAGCATCGAATTCCCTAGCGGACATCGTTACCCTGACTATTCTTGATAACTCTTCTGTACGTAATGCACTGAAGGCCGGTATGTTCTGGGAAGTAAGTCCTTATCTTGATGAGTTCCCGAATTTGGCTAAAATTTCACAGGATACACGTACATCGGCATCGATTGCAGGTAAGCTGTACGGGGTTCCTTTCCAGAAGTCCTTGGCTAGAAACGGCGTTGTTATCCGTAAAGATTGGCTGGATAAGCTTGGACTGCAGGTTCCAAAAACAACAGATGAGTTGATGGAAGTTGCGAAAGCGTTTACCGAAAAAGACCCTGATGGTAATGGCAAGAAGGATACCACAGGCTTCATGGACCGCAGCGATCTTGTATATGGAGCATTTAAGACGTTGGGCTCATACTTTGGAACACCGAACTATTGGAGCGTTGACGATGCGGGTAAAATGACACCTGAGTTCGATACAGAGGCTTATGTTAAAACCATGGATTATATGAAGACTCTTTATGATGGTGGGTATATCAATCAGGATTTTGCTGTGACGGCTAAAACAGATCAGCAGCAGAATTTTGCGCAAGGAAAGGCTGGAATTTATGTGGGTGCCTTGTTTGACAGCAAGAACCTGCTAAATCTGTCTAAGGGCATACAGGATGGCATGGATTTGGTTATGGTTAACGATATCACTTCCACTGGCAATGAAGCAGATCGTGCCATCTGGGCTGGTAATAACGGAATTGGGGGACTGCTGTCTTTCCCGAAATCCGAAGTTAAGGATGAAAATGAGTTAAGACGGATCCTGAAATTTGTTAATGATCTTATGAATGAAGATGTCTATGGCTTGATGACCTACGGTATTAAGGATGTTCACTACACAATTGATGGAGAACAAGCGGTTACGATTAAGGATACGGATCTCTGGAAGCAAGAAGTTCAGCCATTTTCGGCATCTCGTCCATTAGAGAATGGGTTCATTATCCATGATGCTGATCCACTCAAAGTTGAAGCTGATAAGCTGATCGTTGAGAATGCTAAATATGCTGTACTGAATCCTGCTTACTCTCTGGAATCTGAGACCTATTCTACTCAAGGATCTGAATTGCAGAAGATTATGACAGATGCCACTTATAAATATATTCTTGGCAAAATTGATTTGAACGGATTTAAAGCTGAGGTTGAAAAGTGGAAGAAATCCGGCGGCAGCAAAATCATTACTGAATATGAAGCTGCTTATAAAGCTGTAAATCCTTAA
- a CDS encoding glycoside hydrolase family 88/105 protein: protein MKDNNALRSMGWGVRMADSIMERTPRLYEDNGYHGKWSYDYGVILKGFELLWRQTGQVKYYQFIKDNMDYFIEEDGSVKGYRLSEHNIDHLNNGKILFVLHKETGLAKYKMAADLLRKQITTHPRTSEGAFWHKNVYPYQIWLDGLYMGSPFYLEYLLEYEGGKGLDDVTRQFILCERHTKDAETGLLFHAWDEKRVQPWCDPETGLSPNFWGRSLGWYVMALVDVLGMLPKEHADYEILARILTDTLTALRQVQDADAGVWYQVVNMGGRKGNYLEASASSMITYAMAKGIRIGVLDDSWFETLDRAYQGLIAEFVLETQNGWVNLNKNCQVAGLGGEDRRDGTYAYYISEPIVTNDQKGLGAFLLACGEYEYLQRPDATKGSE, encoded by the coding sequence ATGAAAGACAACAATGCACTTAGGAGTATGGGCTGGGGTGTTCGAATGGCAGATTCGATTATGGAGCGAACGCCAAGATTATATGAGGATAACGGATATCATGGAAAATGGTCTTATGATTATGGAGTCATCTTGAAGGGTTTTGAGCTGCTGTGGAGACAGACCGGGCAGGTTAAATATTATCAATTCATCAAAGATAATATGGATTATTTTATTGAGGAAGACGGCTCTGTGAAGGGGTATCGCCTGAGCGAACATAATATTGATCACTTAAATAACGGGAAGATCCTGTTTGTGCTCCATAAAGAAACTGGGTTAGCGAAATATAAAATGGCTGCAGATTTATTAAGAAAGCAGATAACAACGCATCCTCGAACCTCGGAAGGTGCGTTTTGGCATAAGAATGTATATCCTTATCAGATTTGGCTGGATGGCTTGTATATGGGCTCTCCTTTCTATCTGGAGTATTTACTTGAGTATGAAGGCGGCAAGGGTCTGGACGATGTGACCCGGCAATTTATTCTGTGCGAGCGTCATACTAAGGATGCTGAGACGGGTCTCCTGTTTCACGCATGGGATGAAAAGCGGGTACAGCCGTGGTGCGATCCTGAAACGGGGTTGTCTCCGAACTTTTGGGGGCGTTCGCTGGGCTGGTATGTGATGGCGCTAGTGGATGTACTCGGCATGCTCCCTAAGGAACACGCGGATTACGAGATCTTGGCACGTATTCTGACAGATACGCTGACAGCGCTTCGTCAGGTTCAGGATGCTGATGCTGGAGTATGGTATCAGGTTGTAAACATGGGCGGCCGTAAAGGCAATTATTTGGAGGCTTCCGCTTCTAGCATGATCACCTATGCAATGGCTAAGGGCATTCGGATCGGTGTACTCGATGATAGTTGGTTCGAGACTCTTGACCGTGCTTATCAAGGTCTTATTGCGGAATTTGTGCTGGAAACCCAAAATGGCTGGGTTAACCTGAATAAAAACTGCCAGGTCGCAGGACTCGGTGGTGAGGACCGGAGAGATGGTACTTACGCCTATTATATCAGTGAACCGATCGTTACCAATGATCAGAAGGGGCTTGGCGCATTCCTCCTGGCTTGCGGAGAATATGAATATTTGCAGCGTCCTGACGCGACGAAAGGGAGCGAGTGA
- a CDS encoding glycoside hydrolase family 28 protein produces the protein MSIYNINDYGAHPNSPEPSTEAIARAIHAASEAGGGTVYVPSGHYQTGAIFMKSNIELKLSPGAELSFSSNPNDYPVVDSRWEGVKQNVHASCIFGINLENVSVTGAGKLDGRGAPWWDKHRNSPDSLLYPRPKLISFDNCRRVTLRDLTLVNSPSWTVNPICCHDVTIDNLSIYNPADSPNTDGIDPESCVNVRISNCNIDVGDDCIAIKAGTEDTKERVACENITITNCTMIHGHGGVVLGSEMSGDIRNIVISNCVFKQTDRGIRLKSRRGRGGVVEDIRVSNIVMEDVICPFILNLYYFCGPRGKDKYVWDKNPYPVTEETPCFRRIHFANITARNVHAAAGFLYGLAEQYISEITFSDIDISMAENAIPGRPAMMSGIQDMNNRGFYLGNVRDIRFRQVTIENHEGPAFYIENGETVDITGCQSRNTRKVEELVQQVTVVPSQEDLSEQAD, from the coding sequence ATGTCTATCTACAATATAAATGACTACGGAGCACATCCTAATAGTCCAGAGCCTTCAACGGAAGCTATAGCCCGTGCCATTCATGCGGCAAGCGAGGCAGGGGGAGGAACAGTATATGTTCCTTCCGGGCACTATCAGACGGGTGCTATCTTCATGAAAAGCAATATTGAGCTGAAGCTCAGTCCTGGAGCTGAGCTTAGCTTCAGTTCTAATCCTAACGATTATCCGGTGGTGGATTCCCGTTGGGAGGGTGTGAAACAGAACGTCCATGCTTCATGTATTTTTGGAATAAATCTAGAGAATGTATCGGTTACAGGTGCAGGCAAGCTGGATGGAAGGGGCGCACCTTGGTGGGATAAACATCGGAATTCTCCTGATTCACTGCTGTATCCTCGCCCGAAGCTTATCAGCTTCGACAACTGCCGTAGAGTCACGCTTAGAGATCTGACACTCGTGAACTCCCCAAGCTGGACTGTGAATCCTATCTGTTGCCATGACGTTACGATTGATAATCTGTCGATCTATAATCCGGCGGATTCGCCTAATACAGACGGCATTGACCCAGAGTCCTGTGTGAATGTCCGCATCAGCAACTGCAATATCGATGTGGGTGATGACTGCATCGCCATTAAAGCAGGGACGGAGGATACGAAGGAGCGGGTTGCCTGTGAGAATATCACGATAACTAACTGCACGATGATTCATGGTCACGGCGGTGTGGTGCTGGGAAGCGAAATGAGCGGAGATATCCGTAATATCGTGATCAGCAATTGCGTGTTCAAGCAGACAGACCGCGGAATTCGGCTGAAGTCCAGACGCGGGCGCGGAGGTGTTGTCGAAGATATTCGTGTCAGTAATATCGTGATGGAGGACGTGATCTGTCCGTTTATTCTTAATCTTTATTATTTCTGCGGACCACGTGGTAAGGACAAATACGTATGGGACAAGAATCCTTATCCGGTGACGGAGGAGACCCCCTGCTTCCGACGGATTCATTTTGCTAATATTACTGCTCGGAATGTTCATGCTGCTGCAGGTTTTCTTTACGGCCTTGCGGAGCAATACATTTCAGAAATCACCTTTTCCGATATTGATATTTCCATGGCAGAGAATGCAATCCCTGGTCGTCCAGCCATGATGTCAGGAATCCAGGATATGAACAACCGTGGGTTCTATCTTGGCAACGTAAGAGATATCCGCTTCCGCCAAGTGACGATCGAGAATCATGAGGGACCGGCTTTTTATATTGAAAATGGAGAAACGGTAGATATCACCGGTTGCCAATCGAGAAACACCCGTAAAGTGGAAGAGTTAGTGCAGCAGGTGACCGTTGTCCCGTCACAGGAAGATCTAAGTGAGCAGGCAGATTGA
- a CDS encoding glycoside hydrolase family 43 protein — protein MIADNIQTGIIHNPILKGFNPDPCIVRAGKMYYIAVSSFEWLPGVRVYQSADLADWEHCTDILTHQVDLRGNPKNCSIWAPQLSYYDGLFYLIYTDVKSTKRPFKDCHNYLITAEDIEGPWSDPVYLNSSGFDPSLYHDEDGRKWLLNELWDYRITEGNKSCGIVIQEYDPEQCQLIGEPVKIFDCTPLKKTEAPHIYKRGGYYYLITAEGGTGSGHAVTVARSKALLGPYEVDPLNPMLTSRDNPELPLQCAGHGSLVETPEGEWYMAHLCTRPLEGEYAILGRETAVQQVHWNEEGWLRLTSGGNAPQLKVPAPKGTKVLKQVRTLEFEDDFNGPELKKNWNTLRIPRNESWCSLAERPGWLRIRAGESVQSLFEHHILAIRQTDISFRAETALEYEPNTYLQMAGLLLYLNEDNYLYAYISHEEGRGKVLRLMRCQRDEFTAEPVMIELNAGETLRIAVEVQEVTGQFVYLKGDDTEWKPLGDPQNISFLSGGFTGNFVGIAAHDMQQFGGSSADFAYFRYQGKE, from the coding sequence ATGATTGCAGATAATATTCAGACTGGAATTATTCACAATCCCATATTAAAAGGCTTCAATCCTGACCCTTGTATTGTAAGAGCGGGGAAGATGTACTATATTGCTGTTTCTTCTTTTGAATGGCTGCCCGGTGTGAGGGTGTATCAATCAGCGGACTTAGCAGACTGGGAGCATTGCACAGATATTCTGACTCATCAGGTGGATCTGCGGGGAAATCCGAAAAATTGCAGTATCTGGGCTCCACAGCTTAGCTATTATGACGGTTTGTTTTATTTGATTTATACCGATGTTAAGAGCACTAAAAGGCCTTTTAAAGATTGTCATAACTATCTGATCACTGCGGAGGATATTGAGGGACCTTGGTCTGACCCGGTATACCTGAATAGCAGCGGGTTTGATCCATCTCTGTACCATGATGAGGATGGGCGCAAATGGCTGCTGAATGAGCTGTGGGATTACCGGATTACGGAAGGCAACAAGTCCTGCGGAATTGTAATTCAGGAGTACGATCCAGAGCAATGCCAATTAATAGGTGAACCTGTGAAAATCTTTGATTGCACGCCGCTGAAGAAGACGGAAGCGCCGCATATTTACAAGCGGGGAGGTTATTACTACTTAATTACGGCAGAAGGCGGCACTGGATCGGGGCATGCCGTAACCGTAGCGCGCTCCAAGGCGCTGCTTGGACCGTATGAGGTGGATCCGCTCAATCCGATGTTGACCTCACGGGATAATCCCGAGCTGCCGCTTCAATGTGCCGGCCATGGAAGTCTGGTAGAGACACCAGAAGGTGAATGGTATATGGCCCATTTGTGTACCCGACCCCTGGAAGGCGAATACGCCATACTGGGGAGAGAGACTGCCGTTCAGCAGGTGCACTGGAATGAGGAGGGCTGGTTAAGACTAACCTCAGGCGGAAATGCGCCACAGCTCAAGGTACCAGCACCTAAAGGAACGAAGGTCCTGAAACAAGTGCGGACGCTTGAATTCGAGGATGATTTTAACGGCCCGGAATTGAAAAAGAACTGGAATACACTGCGGATTCCTAGGAATGAAAGCTGGTGTTCCCTTGCTGAAAGACCGGGCTGGTTAAGAATCAGGGCCGGGGAATCCGTGCAGAGTCTGTTTGAGCATCATATTCTGGCTATTCGCCAGACGGATATAAGCTTCCGCGCCGAAACAGCGCTTGAATATGAACCGAATACTTATCTGCAGATGGCAGGACTACTGTTATACCTGAATGAAGATAACTATCTTTATGCGTATATCAGCCATGAAGAAGGACGTGGCAAGGTGCTGCGGTTAATGCGCTGTCAGCGGGATGAATTCACTGCGGAGCCTGTAATGATTGAACTAAATGCAGGGGAGACACTGCGGATCGCGGTTGAGGTGCAGGAAGTGACTGGGCAATTTGTTTATCTTAAGGGTGACGATACGGAGTGGAAGCCACTTGGCGATCCGCAGAATATCAGCTTTTTATCGGGAGGCTTCACTGGGAACTTTGTTGGCATTGCGGCGCATGATATGCAGCAGTTCGGTGGCAGCAGTGCTGATTTCGCATATTTCCGTTATCAGGGCAAGGAATAA